One Camelina sativa cultivar DH55 chromosome 3, Cs, whole genome shotgun sequence genomic window carries:
- the LOC104777507 gene encoding uncharacterized protein LOC104777507 isoform X1, producing the protein MASSSNNIEERMDEYFDQAFDNYFDKEFENRFNQAFSDQQEATMEKPKRSYIERDREDGHRRLWDDYFSDDATYPPRFFRRRFRMNKSLFLRIVERLSAEVPYFRQRQDATGRFGLSALQKSTAAIRMMAYGCAADAVDEYLQLAESTAMLCLEQFVEGVINLFGDEYLRRPTVEDLQRLLAIGEWRGFPGMIDSIDCMHWEWKNCPTAWKGQYTRRSGKPTIVLEAVASQDLSIWHAFFGPPDGIYPNWVTFIQSIPMPADPKASLFATCQEATRKDVERAFGVLQARFAIVRNPTLFLNKKKIGKIMRACIILHNMIVEDERDEATQFDKATFTQADSSRTPEVDLSYSTETPSNVTNLMSNIMSKRKDLRDRKIHQRLKADLVENIWQKFRTN; encoded by the exons AAGGATGGATGAATACTTTGATCAAGcatttgataattattttgataaagaATTCGAGAATCGTTTCAATCAAGCATTCAGTGATCAACAAGAAGCAACCATGGAGAAGCCAAAACGATCCTACATTGAAAGAGACCGTGAAGATGGTCACAGACGCTTATGGGACGATTATTTCAGTGACGATGCAACATATCCTCCTCGCTTCTTTCGTCGccgttttagaatgaacaaatcCTTGTTCTTGCGTATCGTTGAACGACTCTCTGCTGAAGTTCCATACTTTCGACAACGACAAGATGCTACTGGAAGGTTCGGTCTCTCTGCACTACAAAAATCTACAGCagcaattcgtatgatggcatatggttgTGCAGCTGATGCAGTTGACGAATACCTCCAGCTTGCTGAAAGCACTGCGATGTTATGCTTGGAACAGTTCGTTGAAGGAGTCATtaatttatttggagatgagtacctCCGAAGACCCACAGTAGAAGATCTTCAACGACTACTCGCTATTGGAGAGTGGCGCGGATTTCCCGGAATGATAGAcagcatagattgtatgcattgggagtggaagaattgcccgaccgcatggaaaggtcaatacACACGTCGATCTGGAaagccaacaattgttttagagGCTGTAGCTTCACAAGACCTCTCGatatggcacgcattttttggacctccag atggtatttatccaaattggGTTACTTTTATCCAATCAATTCCAATGCCAGCAGATCCGAAAGCATCTTTATTTGCTACATGTCAAGAAGCCACACGTAAAGATGTCGAGCGTGCTTTTGGCGTtttgcaagctcgatttgccatagtcaGAAACCCAACTCTTtttttgaataagaaaaaaattggaaagattatgagagcatgtatcatactgcacaatatgatagtagaagaCGAACGAGATGAGGCCACTCAGTTTGATAAGGCAACATTCACACAAGCAGATTCAAGCAGAACTCCAGAAGTGGATCTCTCATATTCTACAGAAACGCCTTCAAATGTCACTAACCTAATGAGTAACATAATGAGCAAACGAAAGGACCTTCGTGATCGAAAAATACATCAAAGATTGAAagctgatttggttgagaatatatggCAAAAATTCAGAACCAATTAA